CGCTCAATCAGGCGATCCAGAAGTACGAAGGCACAGTCTTCCTCGTCACTCACGACCAGGATCTCATCGAAGAGGCCGGTACGCGCATCTGGCACTTCGAGGGCGGCCCCACCGACTTCCACATCACCGACCACAAAGGCCCTTACGAGGAGTATCAGCAGCAGCTCGCCATCGTCGCAAAATAAGGTCCTGCCGGACGGGCCCGCTACGCTTGCCACCCCTCGAACGAAGACCTGTTCGCGGGGGCCCCGATCCGAGCGGTCACTTCGTGACGCGTATACCGGTCCCGGCAAGATGAACCTCCACGGTCCTCCCGTTGGTCGAAGATCAATCTCTCCCCCGACCAACGGGAGGACCAGCCGAAGGGGTATACAAGTCACGAAGTGACCGCCGCCCGCGCAGGGCGCCCATCCGGCAGGACATATCCTTCCCAAAAAGTGGGATACTAGAAGTCTCATGCCCACCGTAGAACCCATCAAAAATCGCGGCAAAAACGTCCTCGGCCAACCCCTCGACCTCTGCGGCTGCGAGCCCATGACCGGCTTCTACCGCACCGGCTGTTGCGAGACCGGCCCTGACGACCACGGCGTCCACACCATCTGCTGCGTCGTCGACGCACTCTTCCTCGAAGCCTCCAAGGCCCTTGGCAACGACCTCAGCACGCCCATGCCGCAGTTTGGCTTTGAGGGCCTGAAACCCGGCGACCGCTGGTGCGTCTGTGCCGCTCGCTGGCTGCAAGTCCAGCAAGCCGGAGCAGCCTGCCCCATCATCCTCGAAGCCACCCACGAGAACACCCTGAAGATCGTCCCCTTCGAACTCCTCATCCAATACGCCGTCATCCCCAGCCAACTCCACTAGCTACGTTCTTTCCATGCAAAGCTGCGCCGAATAAACTCAATCTCCTCCTAAGGCCGATCGACGTAATATTTTTCTAACGTTACCAGCCTGCTTAGCAGTTTTTGCGGGAAGTTTAAGAATAAACAAGCAACCACAGCTAGGTTCGTTTCCGGATCGCCGACGACCCGGGACTCTCGGTGCTGTTTTACAGCGTGTCGATGACAACGAGCCTATTTGCCAATAACATCCTTCGATAGACTGGATACAAGTTATGATCAGTCGCGCCAAGGCATCCGAGATGCTCGACCTCTTTTCGTCCGTCAAGCGAGCAAAAGGCTGGGCCGAGACGCAGATGTATGCGCCCTGGGAACTGGGCCCTACCCAGGTTCGCCTGCTTGAATATCTCGCCGAACACAATGGAGTGTCACAATCGCAGCTCGCGAAGGCGACTGACACGGACAAAGCGTTGACGGGCAGGGCGCTGCAAACACTGATCGATCGAGGTTGGCTCCTTAGAGAACGCAGTAGCGAAGACGCACGAGCGTATGTCCTCTCCCTCGCTCCGGCTGGCCGCAAGCTGGTGAAGGAGTTAGGGAAGATGCGTAATCAGGTCATCGAGCGTCTCGCCCGCACGCTCGATAGTCGAGACGTCGACGACTTCCGCCGTATTGCAGGAAAGCTGCTCGCGCCGGTTCAGTAGCATTCTCCGGCAGATCCTTGCGGATAAGTCGAGGCGTGTAGACCGTTGACAATAGTAGATGGGTCTACTATCTTAGTGGTAGACCCATCTACTAAATGGGCTGTGAATACTAAAAAGCACGTATTTCGAGAAAATACACCGAGGATCTTCTATGCAAACATGGACGGCGGCGGACATTGCATCACAGACCGGCAAATTAGTTATCGTGACTGGAGCGATGGGGGGATTGGGATTCGAGACCGCGTTGGAACTTGCGCGGGCGGGCGCAGAGGTCATCCTTGCAGGTCGCAACAAGGAGAAGGGCAGCGTTGCGACACAACGTATACGGCAGCAGGTAGCCTCGGCAAAGGTGCATTTTGAAGATGCAGACCTGGGCAGTCTCGAATCGATCAAGGCGTTTGCAAGCCGGATGCTCAATCAGGGCCGACCCATAGATATTCTGATCAATAACGCTGGAGTGATGGCGCCCCCAAAGCGGGGGTCCACCATCGATGGATTTGAGTTGCAGTTTGGCACCAATCACCTGGGCCACTTCGCTCTCACTGGACGCCTGCTGCTGCTGATGCTCCGTTGCGATCAACCCCGCGTCGTCACAGTAAGCAGCCTCATGCACCGGATGGGCGGTGACATCCATTTCGACGACCTGCAGTGGACGAGCCGGTACAAGCCAAATGCGGCTTATGCGCAATCGAAGCTGGCCAATCTTCTATTCACCTTCGAACTGCAGCGGCGAAGTAACGCGAATGGGTGGGGTTTAATCTCCAACGCAGCACATCCCGGCGCGGCGACCACCGACCTCATTTCAAATGGCGCCGGAATGGACAAGCCGCTCAACATGAAATTTGTGTCTTTGATAGGTCACTCCGCCGCTGCGGGCGCACTGCCAACCCTTTATGCGGCAACCTCACCCGACGCGAAACCGATGAGCTATTACGGCCCGAAAGGACTGTTCGAGCTCAAGGGAGCAGTCGGGCCAGCGATTGTCTCCGGCAAAGCGAAGGATCCTGCCACTGCCACACGACTTTGGGATGTCTCAGAAGAATTGACCGATGTCCGATGGCCGGATACAAGAAGTAATTCTGCTCTCAAGAATATCGCGGCCCAGTAAAGCGCAACCCATTAGTAATCCGTAGTGCTTCCAGTGTTCGTTTTTCCGAAACTACAGACCATCTCTTTTGATGTGGGGGGAATGGTGCGCCCGAGAAGATTCGAACTTCTGACCTACAGCTTCGGAGGCTGCCGCTCTATCCAGCTGAGCTACGGGCGCATACCTCTAGCCTAGCACGATCGCTTCCGGTTGACAGCCCGCGGCCCTTCGGTGGAGCATCATCTCCAGCACTGAAAAGCCTTCCCAACCGCAGCCCAGCGCATCACGAAAGAGAGAACAAGTATGCACCTCCGCTCCCTAGCCTTAGCCGCCTGTTGCACTCTCATGACCACCGCAACCACGCTCCAGATCACCGCTCAAGATGCCAAGCCCCTCGCCAGCCCAGCCGCCACCGCCGAGGCCAGCCTCAACGGCAAGCAACTCACCATCAAGTACAACTCCCCCCGCCTCAAAGGCCGCACCATCGGCACCACCATCGTCCCCTACGGTCAGGTCTGGCGCACCGGAGCCAACCCCGCCACCACCTTCATCACCGCGACAAACCTGAAGATCGGCACCCTCGACGTCCCGGCCGGCACCTACACCCTCTACACCCTGCCCAGCGCCAGCCAGTGGCTCCTCATCGTCAACAAGCAGACCGGCCAGTGGGGCACCGAATACTCCGAAGCCCAGGACCTCGGCCGCACCCCCATGACGAGCAAAACCCTTCCAGCATCGCAGGAGAACATGTCCATCTCCTTCGAACACACCAAAGGAGCCACCACGGAACTCCACGTCAAATGGGCCACCACCGACGAATATGTAACTGTTAAAGCCCAGTAAGCCAGCCGAGTAAGTCAGCTCAGCCAAGCAAGGCCGGCCGGAGAAGTCGAAGCGCGAAACAGAAAACCTACTTCGCCGCTTCCTTCTCCAGTTCGAGCCGATCCAGCCGTAACCGCTCCATCACCGAAGCGACCAGCTCCTTCGCTCCATTCAAATTCATCAACACTGCCTGCAGATCCAGCGCCGGAACCGCAGGATTCCGCGTGCTCGCGCAGTAAACCCCATGCTGCCCAATCAGGACCAGCGCATCGGTCAGCACATCCAGCGTCACCGCCAGCCGTCCGCGCGCCTCTCCCATCATGAACTCATACTTCTCCAGCTCATCCTGCCGATCATAGAAGACAGACACGCTACCACTCCTTCGCGGCCGTATCGACCAGCACCGGCTCCGCAGCCACAGGAGCCTTCCAGCGCAGAATCGGCTTCCTCGCCGCCGTCGTCTCATCCAGCCGCTGCAGCCGCGTCGTATGCGGCGCCGTCTGCACCAGCTCAGGATTCTCTTCCGCCTCCCGCGCAATCTGCTTCAGCGCATCGATCAGCAGATCCAGCTCCTCGCGGCTCTCGCTCTCGGTCGGCTCAATCATCATCGCGCCGTTGACCACCAGCGGGAACGAAACCGTATACGCATGGAAGCCGTAGTCGATCAGGCGCTTGCCCATATCGCCCGTCTTCACGCCGTTCTTCGCCTGCAGCTTGTCCGAGAACACAACCTCATGCAGCGACCGCGTTTTGTACGGCAGCTCAAACGTGCCCTCCAGCTTCGCACGAATGTAGTTCGCATTCAGCACGGCATCCTCAGTCGTCTGCCGCAGCCCATCCGGCCCATTGGCCAGAATGTACGCCAGCGCCCGCACAAACATCCCGAAGTTGCCGTAGAACATCCGCACGCGCCCCACACTCTGCGGCCGGTTGTACTCCAGCCCCAGCTTTCCATCAGCCTTCGTCACCACAATCGGCGTAGGCAGAAACGGCTCCAGAATCTTTTTGCAAGCGACCGGCCCCGACCCCGGACCACCGCCACCATGCGGCGTAGAAAACGTCTTGTGCAGATTCAGATGCATCACATCGACGCCAAAATCTCCCGGCCGCGTCTTGCCCACCAGCGCGTTCATATTCGCGCCGTCCATATACAGCAGCGCGCCCTTCGCATGCAGAATGTCCGCAATCTTATGAATGTCGCTCTCGAACACACCAATCGTCGAAGGATTCGTCAGCATCAGCGCAGCGGTATCTTCATCGACCATCCGCTCCAACTCAGCCACATCCACCATGCCTTGAGCATTCGACTTCAGATTGGCAACCTCGTATCCGCATACGGCAGCAGTAGCCGGATTTGTCCCATGCGCCGAGTCTGGAATCAGAATCTTCTTCCGCGGATTTCCCTTCGACTCGTGATATGCCCGCACCAGCAGGATGCCCGTAAACTCACCATGTGCGCCAGCCGCCGGCTGCAGCGTAATCGTGTCCATGCCGGTAATCTCAATCAGCGCATCGGACAGCGTCTTCATAATCCCCAGGCAGCCCTGCGACAGCGACTCCGGCTGATAGGGATGCGCCTCCGCAATCCCCTCCAGCCGCGCCACGGCCTCATTCACGCGCGGGTTGTACTTCATCGTGCAGCTTCCCAGCGGATACATCCCCAGATCGATCGCATAGTTCCACGTCGAAAGCCGTGTGAAGTGCCGAATGATCTCGATCTCGCTCAACTCCGGCATCACGCCGAGATCCGTCCGCACGGAATCCCCGAGCAGCGCCACCGAATCCACCGCCGGCACATCCAGCTCCGCCAGCCGATAAGCCTTCTTCCCCGGCGAAGACTTCTCGAACATCAGATCTTCATTCTGATTCGTGTGCGTCGTAGCCTTCTTCGGCGTACCTACAAACTTTTCAACTGCCATAGTTAGAACTCCTGCGCATCCGCTGCGCCTCCGGTCTCCGAGTAGCTTCCGGACTCCGGCCCATCCAAATCTTCTTCCCGCAAAGAAAGCCCAAACACCGTTCCATTCTCAAACTCAATCGTCATCGCATCGCCCTCTTCAAGCGAAGCCTGCACGACCTTGTCGTTGATCTGCGCGCACAGTGCATTCCGATACTCCGGCTCTCCGTACGCCACCGAAAACTCCGGAAACAACACATGCGGCCACGCATAAAACGTCAGTAGAGGAGCCTCAAACCGAAGCTGTAGAAAGTCCTCAACAAACTCAACCGCCTTCAACTCCTCCCCAACAATCGCCGACACATCCATCGCTAAGCCTTCTTGCCTGCAAGCGCCGCCGCGACAGCATCCATTTGCTTCCGCGTCGTCAGCTCTGTCGCGCACCATAGGCTCGCATTCGGCCCGAGCTCCGGATACCACTTCGCCAGTGGCAACCCACCGATGATTTTATCGCCAAGCAGAGCAGCGTTCGTCGCCTCGGCACTCTTCGGCAGCTCCAGCACAAACTCATGAAACCGCGGCGCTCCATCAAACAAAACCTTCGCGCCCGTCGAGGAAGAGCCATTCAGCACGCCCTTAAGATAAGCCGCCTTCGCAAGATTCTGCTCCGCCAACTCCTTCATCCCTTGCTTGCCGTACACACTCAGGAAGATCGTCGTCATCATCGCAACCAAAGCCTGATTGGTGCAGATGTTCGAAGTCGCCTTCTCCCGCCGAATATGCTGTTCACGCGTCGACAGCGTCAGTACAAATCCGCGCTTGCCATCCTTGTCCTTCGTCTCGCCGATCAGCCTGCCTGGCATCTGCCGCAAAAACTTCTCTTTGCACGCAATCACGCCACAGTAAGGGCCGCCGTAACCCACAGCCACGCCATACGACTGCGCCTCCAACGAAACAATATCTGCCTCAGCCGGCGGCCGCACGATCCCCAGCGACACCGCCTCCGCGATCGAAACAATCAGCAGCGCGCCCTTCGCATGAGCAACCTCGGCGATCGCCTCAACATCCTCAATCGTGCCAAAGAAGTTCGGCGACTGAATCAACACGCAAGCCGTATCCTTCGTGATCGCCGCATCGAGCGCCGCCAGATCAACCCGCCCATTCGCCGAGTATCCAACCTCGACCGTCGGAATCTCCTGGTGCTGCGCATACGTCGCAATCACCTCGCGATACTCCGGATGCACCGTCCGCGCAATCACCGCGCCATCACGCCCCGTCACGCGCACCGCCATCATGATCGCCTCAGCAGCGCCGGTCGAACCGTCATACATCGACGCGTTCGCAATCTCCATCCCCGTCAGCTCGCAGATCATCGTCTGGAACTCGAACATCGCCTGCAGCGTGCCCTGCGAGATCTCCGGCTGATACGGCGTATAGCTGGTCAGAAACTCACCACGCTGCACCAGCGAGTCGATAATCACCGGCCGATAGTGCCGATAAACTCCCGCGCCCAGAAAGCTCGAATAACCAACCGCATTATTCTCCGCAAACTCGCGAAAGCGATCCAGAATCTCCGACTCCCCATGCTGTCGTGGAATCTTCAGATCGCGCTTCAGTTGAAACTCGGCTGGAATCGTAGAAAACAGATCGTCGATCGACGCCACGCCAATCTCGGCAAGCATCTCCTCGCGATCCACGGGGGACTTCGGTAGATAACGCATCTTTTAGTGTCCGGTCTCTTCGCTGGTAAATTTCTCGTAGTCGGCGGCGCTCAAGAGTCCATCGACCTGCTTCGCGTCCGCAAGCTCAACCTTCAGCAGCCAGGTCGTATTCGCATCCGTGTTGATCTTCTCCGGCGCATCCTTCAACTCTTCGTTGATCGCCGTCACCTTGCCCGTCACCGGTGCAAACAGATCCGACACCGCCTTCACCGACTCCACCGAACCGAAGCTCTTCGAAGCCTCAACCGTATCGCCCACCTTCGGCAGATCGACAAACACAATGTCGCCCAGAGAGTTCTGCGCATAGTCCGTGATGCCGACGGTTCCAATATTGCCGTCGAGCTTGATCCACTCATGTTCCTTCGTGTAGCGGTAATCCGCAGGGTAAGCCATTCGTCGTTCTCCAGAGAAAGTGTGTGTAACTCAATTGTAGATGCTGGGGCTATGCGGATTTCTTCGCCCGTTTATAGAAAGGAAGCGGCACAAACTTCGCCTTCACCATCTGGCCGCGAATCTCCACGGCAACCTCGGTGTCAATCACGGCGTAGTCTACAGGCACATAAGCCATCGCAATATTCTTCTTCAAAAACGGCGATGGCGAACCGCTGGTAATCTCGCCGAGCCGCTTTCCTTCAACCGAAAACACCGTATATCCATCACGGCCGATACCGCGCTCCGTCATCTCCAGCCCCACCAGTTTGCGACCCGGCCCACCCTCAGCCTGAACCTTCAGCAAAGCCTCGCGCCCTACAAACTCCGGCTTGTCGAGCTTCGCATAACGCCCCAGCCCCGCCTCCAGCACGTTGATCGTGTCCGAGATCTCGTGTCCATACAGCGCCATCCCCGCCTCGAGTCGCAGCGTGTTTCGCGCGCCCAGCCCACACGCCAGAATCCCGAACTCAGCGCCTGCTGCCAGCACCTCGCCCCACACCCGTGCGCTCGTCGGCTCATCCGACGGAATGTAAATCTCAAACCCATCCTCGCCGGTATAACCCGTCCGCGCGATCATCACGTTATGCAGACCACACACCTGCCCCCACGTAAACCAGTAGTTCTTGATCGTGCTCAAATCCGTCGAGGTCAGCTTCTGCAGCGTCTCCGCGGCTCTCGGCCCCTGGATCGCAAGCTGCGTGTAGTAGTCGCTGAAGTCGTTCACATGCACGCCCGGCATATGCCCGATCGTCTTCCGCACCCACTCGACATCCTTCTCACGCGTGCCGGCATTGATCACGATCAGGTAGTCGTTGTCGGAAAGCTTATGCACAATGACGTCATCCACAAATGTGCCATTCGGATACAGCATCGCCGAATAGTGCGCCTGTCCCACCGCCAGCTTCGAAGCATCGTTCATGCAAAGCTGCTGCACCGCCGCCAGCGATCCCGGCCCGCGCAGCTGAATGTCTCCCATGTGCGACACGTCGAACACGCCCACCGCCGTCCGCACCGCCATATGTTCAGCAATCAAACCGCAGCAATCCACCGGCATATCCCATCCGCCGAAGTCGACCATCTTGGACTTAGCCGCCCGGTGCACCGCGTTCAATGCCGTCTTACGAAGTGGTATTTGCAGTTCTGACAAGATAATCGTCTCCAATCGTTATCGTAGAGTGCGGACACCTCAAGGTCAACGCGGGGGATTGTCAGGATAATAAGACTGTGCCATCCTTCATTGACTCGTCACCATTTGGAGGCTTCGTTGCAATCTCTTCGTGTCCTTGCCATATTTGCTTCTCTCCTGTCCGTAACACCGTTCGTGCATGCTCAAAGCTCACCTGAGCCTATTCCGGGCGTTCGGATACCTAATGGCAGCATCCCATGGGCCCTTGATCTTTACGAAGGCAGACAACAGATCGTGCCGATCCATCACACGAGCGTCGAGGTCAACAATCACAAAGGGGCAAACGTCGCCGGCTCGCTCGCTGGAAGCGTCTTCTATAAACCCAAGATGACGACAGAGGTAAACGGCGCACACGCCCGGGTCGCTCTTCATACCGATAAACCTGTCTTTTATGTCCACGTCATGGATGATTCCGGCGGCGACTCGTCCGCGTCTGCCGCCAACTGGGCCATCGTTCGCGCCATCATCGATAAAGATCGCCGCATCCTTTCCCAAGTCAACTTCACGCAACTTACGGGAAACGCTAAGAGAAATGCCTTCCAGGTAGATGCGAGTATCGAGAAGCTTGATGACGGTTGGTTCAAGATCGTTCCCAAAGAGCCATTAGCTCCCGGCGAATATGCGCTCCAGCCCGTGCCGAAGGCTGCAAACACCTTCTCCACTGTCGTCTTTGATTTCACCATCGACTCCAAAGCCCCAGACGCGTCGGACGCTCTCTCTGCACCCACGTCTTAACAAACGTAGGCAGACGTAATCGCAACTGCTGTTAATTCAGGGCATCATGCGCGTCTTCAAAGATTCAACCTGTTGCTTCAGAGCAGCATAGGCTGTATCGGTAGGCTGCCCCTGCGTCTGCCACATCACGTTCCCTTGATTATCAACGACCAAAAGATAAGCATCGTCCGGTTGACTGTAGTGCGTTATAGCCTTCCATCCGGCCTCATTGTTAGCAACCGGCACAACTCGAGGCTGCGCCCGCTCCGGCGTCGACGACTTGATCGACCGCAGCACAACCCCCCGGACAAATCCCGGCACTGCAGCCACCACCGGCAACTCGTAGTACGCCACGACAGGCGAGGTCCGATAGTCCGCCGCAATCCTTCGCGCCCAGCCCGTCACTTCCTCTCGGGAGCCGCGACTGAATCCGATGACCAGAATCCCAGCCGTCTTCCCCTGCAACGCCGCAGGTAGATTCACCGCCTGATTCGCAAACGAGGTGCCACGAACCTCCGGGATCCGTTCCGCCGAAGCACAAGGAACGATCATCAGTCCGGTTACCGCCAGCAGCGCCAACGACAGATTGCGGCTGTTAGGACGCTTCGCTCTCCAACCCATAGACTCAGTCTAGAGTCACCCGCCTCTCAACCTCTTTTTGGCCCTCAAATCGATACGATCCGATGAAACTTCATCCACCAGCTTTATCGTGCAGCTTCTCAGTGCATTCCGCTCGGCAGCGACTTCGTAAGTCTTCCCGCATCCAGCACAATCTCAGCCAGCGCCTCGTCGAAGTTGTGATCATGCGTCTTCTGCAGCGCCGCAGGAGCCACCGACTCGGTCAGCGCCCAAAGCACAAAGTGCGTCGCCCTGTCGTAGATCACCAGCCGGAACATTGGCAGCGGATCGGAGGCTCCATTCTGCTTGTTCGCGTTCTGTGGACCATTGGGTGCCGTCAATTGCAGCTCGAAGACCAGGTCTGCCTCACTCGGCGTGCTCACCAACTGATACCGGCCCCAGCTCGACATATCCGCATAAAACTGGTTATAAGCCCGATCCGGATCGCCACTGAACGGGTGAGGGAATAGCCCGCTATCGGCCCCCGCATTCGAGATAAACACCTTCTTCGCATTCACCAGCAAAGCCGGCACCGGAGCCGCATCCGGAGTCACAGGCTCCTGACCGGACGCAAAAACCCCAAACGAAAACAGAACAAAAGCAACACGAAAACCCACAACCAACCGAATCCGGATCATCGTAGTGTCCTCTCCCTGCGAACCGAGAGTGCCGCGTCGCGAAAGCACAGTCCGTCCACGCACTCCATCAGACGCACGACAAGTTACAAATGTTTCGCATAGCCAAGCAGCCTCGTCACGACCAACACGCCTTAGACCGTCACCGACTCGCGATACTCGCCAAACACCCTCCGCATCACATCCGCAATCTCGCCCACCGTCGCATAGCTCTCTACTGCGCTAAGTATCTGCGGCATCAGATTGCTTCCACCCCGCGCCGCATCCTCCACCCGCCGCAGCGCAGCAGCATGTCCCCCTGCATCTCTCCGCAGACGCATCGCCCGAACCCGTTCCACCTGCCGCCCCTCCAGCGCCTCATCGATCCTTTGAATCGGCACCGCAACCTCCTGCTCACTCGCGAACTCATTCACCCCAACGACAATCGCTTCCTTCGCATCCACCGCCTGCTGATACCCATAAGCCGCATTTTGTATCTCCCGCTGCACATACCCCTGATCGATAGCTCGCAGCATCCCATATCTCCCGCCCAGATCAAACCGCGCAATCGTAGCCAGATACTCCTCCGCCCGCCGCTCAATCTCATTCGTCAGCGACTCCACATAGAACGATCCCGCCAGCGGATCAACCGTCTGCGCCACACCGCTCTCATGCGCCAGAATCTGCTGTGTCCGCAAAGCAATCCTCGCCGCATTCTCCGTCGGCAGCGACAACGCCTCATCGAACCCATTCGTATGCAGACTCTGCGTCCCACCCAGCACCGCCGCCAGCGCCTGCAGCGTCGTGCGAGCGATATTATTCTCCGGCTGTTGCGCCGTCAGCGTCGACCCCGCCGTCTGCGTATGAAACCGCAGCATCCAGCTCCGCTCCTTCTTCGCGCCGAAGTGCTCCCGCATAATCTGCGCCCACATCCTGCGCGCCGCGCGAAACTTCGCCACCTCCTCCAACAGATTGTTATGCGAGTTGAAGAAAAAACTCAGCCGGGGCGCAAACGCATCCACATCCAGCCCCGCGTCAATCGCGGCTTGCACATAGGTCATCCCATCGGCCAGCGTAAACGCCACCTCCTGCACCGCCGTACATCCAGCCTCGCGCATGTGGTACCCCGAGATCGAGATCGTATTCCACTCCGGCACCTCGTCGGCCGCCCACGCAAAGATGTCCGTCACCAGCCGCATCGCATGCGTCACCGGATAGATATACGTCCCCCGCGCAATGTA
The nucleotide sequence above comes from Tunturibacter empetritectus. Encoded proteins:
- a CDS encoding DUF2237 family protein, which encodes MPTVEPIKNRGKNVLGQPLDLCGCEPMTGFYRTGCCETGPDDHGVHTICCVVDALFLEASKALGNDLSTPMPQFGFEGLKPGDRWCVCAARWLQVQQAGAACPIILEATHENTLKIVPFELLIQYAVIPSQLH
- a CDS encoding MarR family winged helix-turn-helix transcriptional regulator, translated to MISRAKASEMLDLFSSVKRAKGWAETQMYAPWELGPTQVRLLEYLAEHNGVSQSQLAKATDTDKALTGRALQTLIDRGWLLRERSSEDARAYVLSLAPAGRKLVKELGKMRNQVIERLARTLDSRDVDDFRRIAGKLLAPVQ
- a CDS encoding oxidoreductase; the protein is MQTWTAADIASQTGKLVIVTGAMGGLGFETALELARAGAEVILAGRNKEKGSVATQRIRQQVASAKVHFEDADLGSLESIKAFASRMLNQGRPIDILINNAGVMAPPKRGSTIDGFELQFGTNHLGHFALTGRLLLLMLRCDQPRVVTVSSLMHRMGGDIHFDDLQWTSRYKPNAAYAQSKLANLLFTFELQRRSNANGWGLISNAAHPGAATTDLISNGAGMDKPLNMKFVSLIGHSAAAGALPTLYAATSPDAKPMSYYGPKGLFELKGAVGPAIVSGKAKDPATATRLWDVSEELTDVRWPDTRSNSALKNIAAQ
- a CDS encoding DUF2911 domain-containing protein; this translates as MHLRSLALAACCTLMTTATTLQITAQDAKPLASPAATAEASLNGKQLTIKYNSPRLKGRTIGTTIVPYGQVWRTGANPATTFITATNLKIGTLDVPAGTYTLYTLPSASQWLLIVNKQTGQWGTEYSEAQDLGRTPMTSKTLPASQENMSISFEHTKGATTELHVKWATTDEYVTVKAQ
- the gcvPB gene encoding aminomethyl-transferring glycine dehydrogenase subunit GcvPB, which produces MAVEKFVGTPKKATTHTNQNEDLMFEKSSPGKKAYRLAELDVPAVDSVALLGDSVRTDLGVMPELSEIEIIRHFTRLSTWNYAIDLGMYPLGSCTMKYNPRVNEAVARLEGIAEAHPYQPESLSQGCLGIMKTLSDALIEITGMDTITLQPAAGAHGEFTGILLVRAYHESKGNPRKKILIPDSAHGTNPATAAVCGYEVANLKSNAQGMVDVAELERMVDEDTAALMLTNPSTIGVFESDIHKIADILHAKGALLYMDGANMNALVGKTRPGDFGVDVMHLNLHKTFSTPHGGGGPGSGPVACKKILEPFLPTPIVVTKADGKLGLEYNRPQSVGRVRMFYGNFGMFVRALAYILANGPDGLRQTTEDAVLNANYIRAKLEGTFELPYKTRSLHEVVFSDKLQAKNGVKTGDMGKRLIDYGFHAYTVSFPLVVNGAMMIEPTESESREELDLLIDALKQIAREAEENPELVQTAPHTTRLQRLDETTAARKPILRWKAPVAAEPVLVDTAAKEW
- the gcvPA gene encoding aminomethyl-transferring glycine dehydrogenase subunit GcvPA, translated to MRYLPKSPVDREEMLAEIGVASIDDLFSTIPAEFQLKRDLKIPRQHGESEILDRFREFAENNAVGYSSFLGAGVYRHYRPVIIDSLVQRGEFLTSYTPYQPEISQGTLQAMFEFQTMICELTGMEIANASMYDGSTGAAEAIMMAVRVTGRDGAVIARTVHPEYREVIATYAQHQEIPTVEVGYSANGRVDLAALDAAITKDTACVLIQSPNFFGTIEDVEAIAEVAHAKGALLIVSIAEAVSLGIVRPPAEADIVSLEAQSYGVAVGYGGPYCGVIACKEKFLRQMPGRLIGETKDKDGKRGFVLTLSTREQHIRREKATSNICTNQALVAMMTTIFLSVYGKQGMKELAEQNLAKAAYLKGVLNGSSSTGAKVLFDGAPRFHEFVLELPKSAEATNAALLGDKIIGGLPLAKWYPELGPNASLWCATELTTRKQMDAVAAALAGKKA
- the gcvH gene encoding glycine cleavage system protein GcvH, translated to MAYPADYRYTKEHEWIKLDGNIGTVGITDYAQNSLGDIVFVDLPKVGDTVEASKSFGSVESVKAVSDLFAPVTGKVTAINEELKDAPEKINTDANTTWLLKVELADAKQVDGLLSAADYEKFTSEETGH
- the gcvT gene encoding glycine cleavage system aminomethyltransferase GcvT; this translates as MSELQIPLRKTALNAVHRAAKSKMVDFGGWDMPVDCCGLIAEHMAVRTAVGVFDVSHMGDIQLRGPGSLAAVQQLCMNDASKLAVGQAHYSAMLYPNGTFVDDVIVHKLSDNDYLIVINAGTREKDVEWVRKTIGHMPGVHVNDFSDYYTQLAIQGPRAAETLQKLTSTDLSTIKNYWFTWGQVCGLHNVMIARTGYTGEDGFEIYIPSDEPTSARVWGEVLAAGAEFGILACGLGARNTLRLEAGMALYGHEISDTINVLEAGLGRYAKLDKPEFVGREALLKVQAEGGPGRKLVGLEMTERGIGRDGYTVFSVEGKRLGEITSGSPSPFLKKNIAMAYVPVDYAVIDTEVAVEIRGQMVKAKFVPLPFYKRAKKSA
- a CDS encoding acyl-CoA mutase large subunit family protein: MKQADSKQPETSSGIPVELVYRAEDLAGVDAAYAVGEPGEYPFTRGIQPTMYRGRLWTMRQYAGMGDAEESNKRYKFLLAHGTKGLSVAFDLPTQIGYDSDSPLALGEVGKVGVAIDSIEDMQRLFDGIRLDTISTSMTINATASILLALYVAVAKRTGAKVKGLNGTIQNDILKEYIARGTYIYPVTHAMRLVTDIFAWAADEVPEWNTISISGYHMREAGCTAVQEVAFTLADGMTYVQAAIDAGLDVDAFAPRLSFFFNSHNNLLEEVAKFRAARRMWAQIMREHFGAKKERSWMLRFHTQTAGSTLTAQQPENNIARTTLQALAAVLGGTQSLHTNGFDEALSLPTENAARIALRTQQILAHESGVAQTVDPLAGSFYVESLTNEIERRAEEYLATIARFDLGGRYGMLRAIDQGYVQREIQNAAYGYQQAVDAKEAIVVGVNEFASEQEVAVPIQRIDEALEGRQVERVRAMRLRRDAGGHAAALRRVEDAARGGSNLMPQILSAVESYATVGEIADVMRRVFGEYRESVTV